The genomic stretch TCCAGTATTTTCTTCGTGATATATTTACTTCCGGAAAAATCTTCCCGGGAAATACCTTTGCATTCAGAGGCCGGAATTAATCCGGGTAGCATAAAGGCCGAGTTAATTCTGGCAGACGGACAACATCTGCCTCTTGACGGGAAAGAGGGGAATTCGATATTATCGGATCAGGATGGAGTGACGATCAGGAAGGAGAATGAAGGAATTCGTTACGAGAGTAAGAATTCGGATGGGGAAATCGCATATCACGAGTTGAGAGTTCCAAGAGGAGGAGAATTTCCTCTCGTGTTGGAGGATGGAACGGAAGTGTATTTTAATTCAGAGACGAAATTTCGTTATCCCGTGAAGTTTGAAGAGTCAGAGCGTAGGGTTTTTCTTGAAGGAGAGGCTTATTTTAAGGTAAAGCGAGATGAGAGGCCTTTTAGCGTGGAGATGGGAGGGAACCGGATAGAGGTACTCGGAACAGAGTTTAATGCTCGATTTTATCCGGATGAGGATAAACAAATGACCACGCTTGTTTCGGGAAAGGTCAAGTTTATTTCAGGGAAAGATGAGAGTTTGGAACTCTCTCCCGGTGAACAGGCAATTCTTACGAGTAAGGGGAAGTTAATCAGGAAAAGTGTGGATGTTAATTTATACACGGCTTGGAAAGATGGGAATTTTGTATTTCGTAAACAGCGGTTGGAGGAGGTGTTGAACACGTTAGCCCGTTGGTATGACGTGAATGTTTTTTATGAAGATGTATCACGGAAAGAAGTCGAGTTTACGGGAAATATCAAACGATTTGAGCGCTTTGAGGAGATTCTTTATCTTTTACGAATGACGGGAGATACGGATTTTGAGGTAAAAGGGAAAAATATTTTCGTGAAATGTAAATAGAAAAGGACAAGGTATTAGCACTACCTCGTCCTCGGAATCCGGTTGAACCGGAATTGTTATACTTTAAAACTTTACAAATGTATGAAAAAAACAGGTAGTTGTGTCCATCTTCGGATAAGATGGCTGTTAAAAATGTTGTTAACAATGAGATTGCTAGCATTTTTTCTACTTCTAAGTGTTGTGCCGGTTTCGGCTTCGGTGTTCGGGCAATATGCCAAGGTATCCCTACGGGTAGAGAATGTATCACTTGAGAAAGTGATGGATATTTTGGAGAGATCCACGGATTATCGGTTTGTTTACCAGAATAGTCAGGTGGAATCCGTGCGTGATCTGACATTGAATTTCAAGGACACGGATATCCGGGATGTGATGAAGGAATGTCTGAAAGGATCGGGGTTGACTTTTAACGTTGTGGGAATGAATGTGGTGATTGTTCCGTTAGGAGAAAAACAACCCGTGCAACAGGACGTGAAGAAAGAGAAACAGGTAAAAGGACGGGTGACGGATAAAGGAGGACTTCCTGTGCCTGGGGTTTCCGTGTTGATTGATAGTACCACGATCGGAGTGGTGACAGATATTGACGGGAATTACGTGTTGACTTACCCGGAGATGAAAAATGTGCGTCTGCGTTTTTCTTTTATCGGGATGCAAACGAAATACGTGGTAGTTGGAAATAAAACCGTTATTAACGTGATCTTGGAGGAAGAAATCAATCGTCTGGATGAGGTCGTGGCCGTCGGTTACGGTACCACGAAGGCAAAAGACATGACAGGGGCTGTTTCCCGTTTGGGGAAAAAGGAGATCGAGACGGCTCCGATGGGCGCTTCTATCCAGTCGATGTTACAGGGACGGGCCCCGGGTGTGAACGTGATGATTAGTTCGGCCTCCCCGACTTCTCCGGTGTCCGTGATTATCCGGGGATCGTCGTCTTTGTCGGGTGATTCGCAACCGTTGTGGGTGATTGACGGGGTTCCTGAGTATTCTGCCGGGACATCCGGGAATATTTCCAACACGTTGTATAATCTGAACTTGACGGATGTGGAGACGATAGATATTCTTAAAGATGCTTCTGCCACGGCTATATACGGTTCAAGAGCTGCTAATGGGGTGGTCCTCGTGACAACAAAGCGGGGTAAAAAAGGAATGAAACCCACCTTGGAGTTCTCTGCCCGTTACGGGATTCAAACGATGAACGCGAATGATTTCGGTGTATTGAATGCCGAAGAGTATATTGCTTTGTCTAAAGCTGCCGTTCGTGCCAGTTTCTTCACTAGAGGTAGTTTGGATTATTTTACCCGTAAATATATTGACGAGACAAAATTTAATGCCAGTACCAATCATAGTCAGTTTGATTTGGAAACGCTAACGGATGATTTTTTCTTGAAAGATGCTTATTATGACGGCGATACGGATTGGTGGGATTTGATGACGCATAACGCTGAAACACAAGAGTATAGTTTGGGTATCCGCGGAGGATCGAAAGAATCTTCTTATAGTGCCTCTTTCTTTTATAAAGATCAGAAGGGGATCGTGAAAGGTGGTAGTTCAAAATTGCTGGGTGGTAGTTTTAATTTTGATGCGTCGATTCGGGAAGTGATTCGTTTTAAACTCGGATTACGTGCGACTTCCCGGGTGACGAATGACAAGGATGATATGATCAGTACTATTCTGGATATGCGTCCGGATTATCCGGCTTACTTGGAAGATGGTTCGATAAACATGATCAGTTATTACGTGGAGAATCCTCTTTTCACCTTGAAAAATACGGATGAAGGAAAGGGAAAAGATTTTACGGGATCGTTAGGTTTGGAATGGGATATAATTCCCGGACTGACTTTGCGGACAAACGGGACATTGAAATACGGTATTAATAAAACATTGACGTATAAGCGGAAATATTATGATGACGGAACTAGTTCTTCCTCGGTTGCCAAGAATGAGAATTATACATACGTTTGGGATAATACGTTGACTTATCTTAAAACATTGGGAGATCATAATCTGGTAGGTTTGTTGGGTTTCTCGATAGAAAAATACGAGTATGACGGTTTGTCTGCCTCCGGATCGAATTTCCCGGATGACGAGGTGTTGACGAATTTGGGAAGTGCCGCGACTAAAAATTCAATTGCTTCAAGTTATAATTCCAACACGTTGGTTTCGACTTTTGCCCGTTTGGAGTATAAATTCAAGAACCGTTATTTGGCGACGTTTACTTTCCGTGCAGACGGTTCCTCCAAGTTTGGGCCGGATAAACGTTGGGGATATTTCCCGTCGGGAGCTTTAGCCTGGATTATTTCCGAGGAAAACTTTTTGAAAAATTATTCCCATATTGTTTCTTATTTAAAATTAAGAGCGTCTATCGGAAAGACCGGTTCGCAAAATTTGGGTAATTATGACTGGCGTACGTTGATGGGATCGGCAACTTATAATGACGCTCCGGGAATCAAGCCTTCTTCGCTTGGGAATGATATTTTACAATGGGAATCGCAGGTTCAAAAGGAAATCGGTTTGGATTACGGTTTCTGGGATGATCGTATCCGGGGATCTATCGGGTATTACCAGAAAAAAGTAGATAATTTGTTATATAGTGATCCGGTTCCTTACTCTTCTTCTTTCTCATCAGTGACTCAGAATATCGGTTCTTTAAAAAATAAAGGATTCGAGTTTGATGTCAAGGTGGATATAATTAAGAATACCCAAAAAGATTTGACTTGGGATTTTGATTTTAATGTGGCAAGAAATATTACGACATTGGAGAAATTGAATAGTGAGGATGAATACTTCGGAGGGGGTGCTTATCAGTATTTCAAGATTGATGTGGGAGGAAAGACTGGAATTCTGTACGGGTACAAATACGGGGGACGTTTGATCCGTACGAATGAGGAGTTGGTTGCTCTGAAAACGATTAATCCGGAAACCGGACAACAACAGTATTATCGGGATGAAAATAATTACGAGCGTCCGGGTGACTTGTATATCATGGATCTGGACGGAGACGGACAGATTACGGCAGATGGTGACCGTACGGAAATCGGTAATGCTAATCCGGACTTTTTCGGGGGATTCGGGACAACGCTTTATTGGAAGGGATTGATGGTAAATGCGACATTTACTTATTCCGTTGGGGCGGATCGTTTTTACGATGAAGAAAAGAGTAGTGCCGGAGATATGAACGTGTATAACACGTCAAAAAATACACTGAAATCATGGACTATGAATCCGGGCGTGGATAGGGGCTACCCGAGAGCCATGTATTATGGTTGGGGATCCAATTCTATCATCACGAATCGGTATGTACATGATGCTTCGTTCCTGAGGTTATCCGCTTTGAATATCAGTTATCGTTTGCCGAAGCGATTGTTCGGTTCCAGTATCGTGGATGCGATAGATTTGACATTCCAGGCCACGAATCTGTTTACTTGGACGAAATATCCGGGTATGGACCCGCAAGGAAACTTCAGTACATCTTACAGTGCTTTTTATAATATGGGTATTGATTATAGCAGTTACCCGTCTGCCAGAACCTATAATGTGGGAATAAAAATAACTTTAAAATAGGATATGATGAAGAAATTAAGTTATTATATCATGTTGTTGGGAATTGTTTTCTTTACTTCATGCGAAGATTTTTTGGATCAGGTTCCCAAGCATAATTTGACATTGGATAATGCCGTGACGGATTATAGTGGGGCGAAGAATATTCTTAACGGGATGTACGCTATCGTGGCTTCCGGTTCAGAGTTCGGAGGGGCTACCTGGTGTCGGTTATCTTCACAAGGCGGATTTTATTCGTCTTACACGGCTCATTTCAATATGTCCTATAAAGAGGGGTCCAATGATATGAGTGGGACATGGAAGTCTTATTACACGTTAGTCAACTCGGCCAATGCAGCAATAGAGGCTATTTCGAATCTGGCAGAAAATAAATTTCCGACTCCGGAACGTAAATTGGAAATGATAGCGGAAGCACGTTGTATGCGGGGGTGGGCATATACAAATTTATTCTGGTTGTTTGGAAGATGGTGGGATGCGGATGATTCGGCTTATGGAATTCTGTACCGGGATAAGATGGCTAATTTGAGTAATTTGCAGGTTCCTCGTATAAGTGTGGGTGAGTCCTACACGAAGATATTCGAGGATTTGGATGATGCTATTGCCAATATGCCGGATTTCACGACGTCCCGTTATTTATCCCGTCAAATGGCGCAGGTAATGAAAGCGAAAATATTGCTTTACCGTGGAGTGATGAGAGGGTCTACTCAAGATTTGAAGGATGCTTTGACATTAGTTGAAACCGTGAAATGGGATGCTCCTGCAGCTTGGCAGATGGAGACGGATATTGCTGCCATGTATGAAGCCGGGTGGGATTCGAAAGAAGTTTTATGGGCAAGATACTTGGGAGATTTTGCCAGTACGACCACTTACGAGTTCGATTATTCATATAATATAGGCTACAATAATACTTATTCGGATATTGCTACCGGATGGTTGAAAGAAGATCCCCGCTATGAGGTAGTGATGGATTCAGCTAGAGCTCCGGAGACTTGGGATACAAAGAAAGTTTTTACTCCCGTGAAATTGTATCATGGAGGAAGGTATGATACAAAAGATGCTCCTTACGCTACTTATTATTTCCGTTACGCTGAATTATATTTGATGGAAGCCGAGTTGAAAGCCCGTTTGGATGACTATTCTTTAGAGGATGCCTTGAAGCCATTGAATGATATGCGGGCATGTCGCACGAATCCGGTATTACCGGCTCTATCTCCCAGTAACAAACAGGCTCTTTTGAGAGCCATATTCCGGGAAATTTGGGTAGAACAGTTCTTGGAGAACGGAAGCGAGTATTTTGCCGCATTGCGATTTATAAATGACACGGATGCCAGTGCCGCCCAGAATAAACCTTGGATATACACGTTGAAGCCGGATGTGAATTTCACGGAGAACCAATATTGTTGGCCGATCCCGGAAAATGAACGGATTAAAAATCCGTTAGCCGTTCAGAATCCTGAACTTGGCAATTAATCCAGATGTCCGATAAACAATAAAAAAGAGATTTATGAGAAAATGGTATTTTATATTTATCCTTATTGTAGGATTGGCTGCATGTGCTGATGATAAAGACGTGCTTGCGCCTGTACCCAATGACGTGACATTAAATGAACTGTCACTGGAGCGGTTTACACACATAATCCCCGATGGCGGTTTTACCTCAAAAGCCGCCCATAAGAATTCCGTGACTTTTAATACAAAGAAAAATAATGACGGAACGTATGCAGGGTTTGCTTATTCTAACCGGAATAATCGTTCTTTCACGTGGACTGCCACGCAAGAAGCGTTGGATTCTAATATTTATAGTGTTTATACCCGTTTCCCGAATGCGAATGAAATTTATGCCGTGGGGAGAGTGGAAGGGGATGATACTTATTTCACGTTGGAGTCTCCGGCGGTAGTGGAACATATTCTAGTGGCGAATACAACATACGTGTATCTGGCTTTAGTGTACGGGGATCAATACGGGACGGAAGAAGAACCCGTGGCTAATCCGAATATTCCGGGTAGTGCCAATAAAAAAGGCGTGTGGTACACGAATGTACCGGGAGGAGTCAAGAAGATGGTGAACGAGGATAAGGATTACTATAAGTTGATCGTAACGGGATATAACGGAGACACGAAAACCGGAGAGGTGGAATTCTATTTGTGTACCCGGAAGGGCGACCCGAACCATCCGGATTGGAGTTTGGTAATCAACGACTGGTATAAAGTAGATTTGAGTTCATTAGGCGTTGTTTCAAAAGTCGTGTTTCATGTTGCTTCATCGGATATTGAAGAAAGGACCGGTAGAATGAGAACTCCCCCGTATTTTTGTCTTGACGGGATTAGGATAAAGAATTAGGATTTTTATGAACGGGGGGTGTTCGGACTAATTAATGTAGGACAGCCCCTGTATTTTCAGATTAAAAAGTATCGTATGAAAAAAATTGTATGTTTATTAGCCGGGGTATTTGCCTGTTTTCAATTGTTTTCGCAGGGTGTTGATTTCAAATCAGTCTCGTTAAAAGAGGCTTTAGAGCAGGCGAAAACTCAAGGGAAAATGGTATTTGTGGATTGCTACACGACTTGGTGTGGTCCATGTAAAATGATGACGGAACAAGTGTTTCCCCAAAAAGAAGCCGGGGATTTTTTTAATACTCATTTCGTGAACGTGAAATTTGACATGGAGAAAGGGGAAGGGAAGGAATTGTCTACACGATTTAAAATCAGGGCTTACCCGACATTTTTACTTTTAGAGCCGGACGGAAAGGTGAGATACCGGATTGTTGGCGGAGGGGATCTCGAAGAATTTATAGGACGAGTAAGCCGTGGGTTACAGGAGAAAAATTCTTTACCAGTGTTGGATAAAGAGTACACGACTGGTAAAATGTCGAAAAGAAGAATGCTTGATCTCGTGATGACATTGCAGGATGCTTATGATGCAGATCGGTTGAAGGTTGTAGCCGATGAGTTGGTAAAACGTTTGACATTTAACGAGAAAGTTTCTACTCCTTATTGGGTGATATACGAGGACAATTCTCTTTCTCCTTTAACGTCGGATAATTTCTCATTCTTGTTAAAGAATAAAGCCGCTTTTGAAAAAAACGTGGGAGAAACAAAAGTAAATCAAAAGATCGCATCGGCGTATTCGGGAATGTTATATAGCTATGTTGCCGGTTTTGCTAAAAAAGAAGATATGCCCCGGTTGGATGTGATGAAACAACAGTTGGATGAATATGATTTACCCGATAAAACGTATCTCCAAACGAAATTGGCGTTGGCTTACGCCCGTTGTAACGAGGATATTGATCAGATGATTACTCTATTGAAAAAGGAGATTTATAATTTGCCACAAGGAGAATTATGGACCTTGGCGACATCTTTAGATTTTGTGAAGAAACAAGGAAATAAGACTCAATGGCAGCAAGTGGCAGAACTGGGAGATCAGTTCGTGGAAGCGGCAAAGGCTGAAGACTTGAAGGGATATTTGAAATCTTATTTTAGTTCGTTTAAAAAATTAGCCTCGGTTGGAGTATATTGGGAGGATTTGACCCTTGAACAAGCCTTAAAGAAAGCCGAGAGGGGAAAAAGAATGGTGTTCGTGGATTGTTATACAACTTGGTGTGGTCCATGTAAATACATGACATCGAACGTGTTTCCGCAAGAGGCCGTGGGAGACTACTTTAATCCGAATTTTGTATGTTTGAAGATTGATATGGAGAAGGGCGAAGGTCCAGAATTAGTAAAACGTTATGGAATACGGGCTTTCCCGACATTCTTGATTTTGCGTCCGGATGGTAGCGTGTATCACAAAATGCTCGGTTCTGGAGAGGCAGATGCTTTTTTGAAACGAGTACGGGAAGGCATGGAAGAAGAGCATTCCACGGGGTATCTGGATAAATTGTATGATGAGGGCAATCGGGACAAGGATTTTCTAACGAGATATGTGAAGTCGTTGTTGGCTATATATGAAGAAGATAAAGCGAAAGAAGTTAGTGGTGTCCTGTTAGGTTTGCTGGAGGAATCAGAAAAGGTGGATAGTAATTACTGGTTTATTTTTGAGAATCCAACCTTGACAAGCCAAAAGTCGGATAACTTTAAATATCTGATAGATCATCGGGTGGCATTTATACAATCCTTGGGTAAAGAGAAAATTGACAATAAATTGTATTCGATCTATTATAATCGATTGAGTTATATATTGAAAGGATATGATAAAAAGAGCAAGGTGGAGGATGTGGTTTATATGAAAAAAGAGATCGAACCTTACAAATTGGAAAAGAAGAAAGAGTTGTTGGCTTGTATGAAAATAACCGAGGCATATATGGAAAAAGACGTGAAGGGATTGTATGCAAGTTGCAAAAAAGGATTTAAATTATTTCATGATGATGAAGCGATGAATATTGCGTTTCCTGTTTTAAAGTACTTGAACTCGGAAATGAAAGAGAAAAATAAGTTTCAGGAACTTGTGAACCTTTTGCTGGCTAATATAGAAAATGAATCGTTGAAAGAATATTTATCTAAAAATATGGAGGGGTAATCGAATAGTAACGTTATGTTGCTTGGTTAAGGTATTCCGCTCGTGTTATATGAAGCGGAATATCTTTAATTTTAAGTTTGTATGAAATATAATAAAATAAACTATTTTGTTTTTACGTTTTCAAATTCTATCTTTGTTTAACTTAATGAGCGGGGAAAACAGGTAAAGCGTTAATATATGCAAGAACAAACTTCGATGAAAATTCAGGGATTAACTGTTGGCGATAGAAAGGTATATCAGCATATCTTTGATACGTTTTATCATAGTTTGTGTCTGTTCACACATCGTTTTGTTGATGATTTGTCGGTTTGTGAAGATTGTGTTCAAGAAGCGTTTATCTCTTTATGGAATAGCCGGGATGAGATGGAATCGGAAGCACACGTGAAATCTTTTCTTTATCAGGTAAGTCGGAATAATGCATTGAATTATTTGAAGCATGAACGGGTGAAGAACGAATATCTCGCCAAGGGGTTGCAAGAGATCGAATCGCAGGTGTGCTTTATAAATTACGTGATCGAGGAAGAGGTGGAACGAATTCTTGCGGAGACGGAGTTTGAGCTTCCCCCGAAATGTAGAGAGATTTTCCGGCTTGCCATGCTGGGGAAAGATAACGAGGAGATCGCCCGGTTGTTGGGAGTTTCGGAGAACACGGTGAAAACGCAGAAAAAAATCGCTTATAAGAAGTTAAAACAAAAAATAGCAGAAGTAACGATGTTACTCCTACTAGAGAATGTAATTTAAACTGTGTCAGCAAAAAAATAAATGATTAATTTTGCTAACACAGTTTTTTTATGGAACAAGAATTTAATTTCGAAAGCATCAAAAACAAGGCCCTGGAACAATTAAAATCAGGTAAGTCCTTGTTAGGTAAAGACGGTGCGTTTGCCCCGTTATTGGAAAGTATACTAAACGCGGCACTCGAAGGTGAAATGGAAGCCCATCTCTCTGATGAAGAACGAGAAACGGGTAATCGTCGTAACGGTAAAATGCAAAAACAAGTACAAACTCCTTTAGGAGAAGTGACGGTATCCACGCCTAGAGATCGTAACTCAACTTTTGATCCCCAGTTCATTAAAAAACGAGAGACTATACTAGCCGAGGGTGTGGCCGATCGGATCATAGGTTTATACGCCCTTGGTAATAGCACCCGAGAAATAAGTGACTGGATGGAAGAGAATCTAGGAAACAGGGTATCGGCAGAAACGATCAGTTCTATAACAGATCGGGTTCTTCCCGAGATTAAAGCTTGGAAATCAAGGCTCCTTGATCCCGTGTACCCGATCGTTTGGTTGGACGCTATTCATTACAAGGTAACAGATGAAAGAGGTTACGCCGTGACTCGTGCCATTTACAACGTGCTGGGTATAACCAAGGAGGGGCATAAGGAGCTACTGGGAATGTATATCTCTAAAAACGAGGGAGCGAACTTTTGGCTGGGAGTTCTCACGGATTTGCAAAACCGTGGTGTGCAAGATATACTAATCGCTTGCGTGGACGGTCTAAAGGGCTTTCCCGAGGCGATCGTGAGTGTTTATCCCGACGCTATAGTCCAGTTATGCATCGTGCATCAAATACGCAATTCTATCAAGCACGTGGGTAGTAAACACCAAAAAGAATTCCTGCTTGACCTCAAGCGAGTTTATCAAGCTGTAAATAAAGAATCAGCTGAAGAAGAACTGGTTAAACTTGACGATAAATGGGGTGAACAATACCCTATTGTCATCAAATCATGGCAAGATAACTGGGAGAAACTAACTGAATATTTCCAGTTCACGGCAACTATCAGAAGACTGATATACACGACCAATACCGTGGAAGGGTATCATCGACAAATTCGAAAAGTAACAAAAAACAAGGGCGTGTTCCCGCACGACACCGCCCTTGAAAAACTAGTTTACCTGGCTTATCGCAATATCAGGAAAAAATGGACCATGCCAATCCCGAATTGGGCGGCTGTTGCTCAACAACTGGCTATTAAATTTGGAGAAAGGTTTAAATTATGGTAATTTTACGCTCGTCGGGAGTGCTGGTGCACCCCCTTGGCGCTTGGCCGATCCCCGACCGTTGAGTCAAAAATGAAGATGACACAGTTTAATTTACACCCCCCTCCTACTATTGAATCAAGTGGTTGGTGAGTGATTACGGTTTTTGATAAACCCATTTTATAGCATCTCCCACAACCCATTGTCCGGGTAATCCGATGTCATATAGCTTGACAGAACATTCTCCTTCAGGCAAGAAAAATTCTCCAATGACTACCCACCTAGAAGTTTCAGGAACGTGGACTTTAATCTTTTTTTCTCTGTTGTTGTAGGATATGGAGTAGCAATATTGTATGTCCCGAATAGGTTCTTGGGTAATCATGTGTCTACTACGTTCGTGGCTATAAGAGATGTTCGGGATGTAAGCATATATCTTGTATTTCCCTTTTTTGTTAATGGGAGTTGTCCAAGTCAGTGAACTTTCCCCTTTACCTGTTCTTTTTCTGAGACAACTCAAACAATATTCTCCGAAACAGTCGGGCATAAGTGTATATTCCCAATGAGATACAGCTGTAGAGGAATGTGTGTGGTGATTATGATTTAGTCCCAGGAAACGTTTTAACCAAGGGGCAGGAGGATTTGTGATTTGAAAATTGTCATCCTCGTTATCAACGATGATTTCATTTGCGGGAGGAAAGAATATGGCAGGAGAGATGGATTCTTCCCCAGCGATGGAGTCTCTGGTGGATTCCATTCCTTTTTCTAGCGTGATTGTCTTATCATGAATATCGAAAATGTTTGGACGGTTTTTTGACAAACCTGTATAAATGCTATGTGAAACAACTGGATGCGGGCATATAAATATAATTTTTTTGGCTTCTCGGGCTTTCACTGAAAATGTCCTAGGGGTGTAGAGCATCCTGTCTACCCGACGATCAGGTCCCGCTTTGTAAATGGCAGTTCCTAAATGCATGGTAATGACTCCATCCACATCACTTTGGTTTAAAACGTCAAATTCTATTCTGAATTTCGTGTGAGGAGTCCAGGGATCTTCTTCCTCTTCCGTGGGTGATAAAATTCGTTTTATTCGAAAATTTTTTACTTGAAAAGCGGGTAGTTCTTGACGGTCAAAATATTTCGGGAAAATTTCAGACAGGTGCCATCCGAAGTTTTCAGAGAAGGCATGATCAAAAGTTTGAAAATTAACTTGTCGGAAACGGTTGTTTTTCATAAAATCTTGTACGAATAAATGAAAATCCGTGGCAGAAGTTCCTTTAAGAATGATTTGCGAGAGTAAATCGTTTGCTTTTAGTTCGTTAATTTGATTTATGATCTCAAAGGAAAGTGTCTTATCCGAGAGGGCCGCCTGATAACTTTTCCCATTTAAATAGTCCAAGGCTTTTTGCTGGGAGTCTGGAGGTGCTACATTGGGATCTCTGTTTTCCCACGGTCTTTTCACGATTTGATTTAAGAGATTATTGATCGTTGGGTATTTGTGAGAGTAAATGTAGTTTATGTAGTTGAAAAATAGAGGATTGAAGTTGTATATGTTGTAAGTTGATTCGTAATGCCATGTTGTCCCTAACTTTAGGTGGGAGAGTGGGCCTTCTTCCCAAGACGTTAGAATATGTTCATTGTTAAGTTCCCAGTATAGACTTCTTTCGAAAGGTTCGATCCAATTAGATATTTCAAAGCGTAACCGTTTTTGGGCAAAGGCTCTGATTCTTCCGTTTAGTATACCTATCCCTCTTTCCGGACACAATACCATTTCGGGTTGTATCATCTCGCTTCCTCCTGTTGCCGGGTGATAGTGAGAGGTGAAGGTAACCGGGGTTTCTACGAGGCGCAAGCGGTTAAATAGATAGGAAGATTTTTTTTCATATTCTATGGTTTCTTTCACATCCCTGATTTTGTCGGAGAGTGAGGTTAATTGTTGGTCAATTGAGGTGAGAATCTCGAAGTTATTTTTTGACATGTACAGCTCGTAGGTCACGCTGTCCACGGTTATCTCCCGTTTCTCATATTTCCCGATACATAGCGATATGTTCCTTTGAGGGTGTTCGTTTTCAAACCGGGTACCTGATGCTATCCCGTGGCGGGAGCCTTGGGAGATAGCAGTAAGCCGGGTCGGGTGATTGATGGTTAAGGTATAGCGGGTGAAATCGCACGGGGTGTTATAGGGATGAGCGGGGTTTACAGGTGGGGAGGTAATCGGGTACCAGAGGCATTCGGGCGTGAGCAAGGTGTAATCTTTTTCGAGGAAGGCGTATCGATGGCCGAACCTGCAGGATAGGTAGTGGCGGTTGTCAATGTCAAATTCTTTCTGTTGTTTCGGGATATAGAGGTAGCAGATACCTTCATCGATAGTTCCTTGA from Butyricimonas virosa encodes the following:
- a CDS encoding RagB/SusD family nutrient uptake outer membrane protein — encoded protein: MMKKLSYYIMLLGIVFFTSCEDFLDQVPKHNLTLDNAVTDYSGAKNILNGMYAIVASGSEFGGATWCRLSSQGGFYSSYTAHFNMSYKEGSNDMSGTWKSYYTLVNSANAAIEAISNLAENKFPTPERKLEMIAEARCMRGWAYTNLFWLFGRWWDADDSAYGILYRDKMANLSNLQVPRISVGESYTKIFEDLDDAIANMPDFTTSRYLSRQMAQVMKAKILLYRGVMRGSTQDLKDALTLVETVKWDAPAAWQMETDIAAMYEAGWDSKEVLWARYLGDFASTTTYEFDYSYNIGYNNTYSDIATGWLKEDPRYEVVMDSARAPETWDTKKVFTPVKLYHGGRYDTKDAPYATYYFRYAELYLMEAELKARLDDYSLEDALKPLNDMRACRTNPVLPALSPSNKQALLRAIFREIWVEQFLENGSEYFAALRFINDTDASAAQNKPWIYTLKPDVNFTENQYCWPIPENERIKNPLAVQNPELGN
- a CDS encoding DUF4465 domain-containing protein — encoded protein: MRKWYFIFILIVGLAACADDKDVLAPVPNDVTLNELSLERFTHIIPDGGFTSKAAHKNSVTFNTKKNNDGTYAGFAYSNRNNRSFTWTATQEALDSNIYSVYTRFPNANEIYAVGRVEGDDTYFTLESPAVVEHILVANTTYVYLALVYGDQYGTEEEPVANPNIPGSANKKGVWYTNVPGGVKKMVNEDKDYYKLIVTGYNGDTKTGEVEFYLCTRKGDPNHPDWSLVINDWYKVDLSSLGVVSKVVFHVASSDIEERTGRMRTPPYFCLDGIRIKN
- a CDS encoding SusC/RagA family TonB-linked outer membrane protein, which codes for MRLLAFFLLLSVVPVSASVFGQYAKVSLRVENVSLEKVMDILERSTDYRFVYQNSQVESVRDLTLNFKDTDIRDVMKECLKGSGLTFNVVGMNVVIVPLGEKQPVQQDVKKEKQVKGRVTDKGGLPVPGVSVLIDSTTIGVVTDIDGNYVLTYPEMKNVRLRFSFIGMQTKYVVVGNKTVINVILEEEINRLDEVVAVGYGTTKAKDMTGAVSRLGKKEIETAPMGASIQSMLQGRAPGVNVMISSASPTSPVSVIIRGSSSLSGDSQPLWVIDGVPEYSAGTSGNISNTLYNLNLTDVETIDILKDASATAIYGSRAANGVVLVTTKRGKKGMKPTLEFSARYGIQTMNANDFGVLNAEEYIALSKAAVRASFFTRGSLDYFTRKYIDETKFNASTNHSQFDLETLTDDFFLKDAYYDGDTDWWDLMTHNAETQEYSLGIRGGSKESSYSASFFYKDQKGIVKGGSSKLLGGSFNFDASIREVIRFKLGLRATSRVTNDKDDMISTILDMRPDYPAYLEDGSINMISYYVENPLFTLKNTDEGKGKDFTGSLGLEWDIIPGLTLRTNGTLKYGINKTLTYKRKYYDDGTSSSSVAKNENYTYVWDNTLTYLKTLGDHNLVGLLGFSIEKYEYDGLSASGSNFPDDEVLTNLGSAATKNSIASSYNSNTLVSTFARLEYKFKNRYLATFTFRADGSSKFGPDKRWGYFPSGALAWIISEENFLKNYSHIVSYLKLRASIGKTGSQNLGNYDWRTLMGSATYNDAPGIKPSSLGNDILQWESQVQKEIGLDYGFWDDRIRGSIGYYQKKVDNLLYSDPVPYSSSFSSVTQNIGSLKNKGFEFDVKVDIIKNTQKDLTWDFDFNVARNITTLEKLNSEDEYFGGGAYQYFKIDVGGKTGILYGYKYGGRLIRTNEELVALKTINPETGQQQYYRDENNYERPGDLYIMDLDGDGQITADGDRTEIGNANPDFFGGFGTTLYWKGLMVNATFTYSVGADRFYDEEKSSAGDMNVYNTSKNTLKSWTMNPGVDRGYPRAMYYGWGSNSIITNRYVHDASFLRLSALNISYRLPKRLFGSSIVDAIDLTFQATNLFTWTKYPGMDPQGNFSTSYSAFYNMGIDYSSYPSARTYNVGIKITLK
- a CDS encoding FecR family protein, whose amino-acid sequence is MRDLTYYLHIPYLIVKDLRGELSEEERLTLEQWLDEREDNRQLFEKIHHQKDTRQRDRIIKKLHKKSAWQRVDRATGGKRLWITCGIRYAAAVVFVISSIFFVIYLLPEKSSREIPLHSEAGINPGSIKAELILADGQHLPLDGKEGNSILSDQDGVTIRKENEGIRYESKNSDGEIAYHELRVPRGGEFPLVLEDGTEVYFNSETKFRYPVKFEESERRVFLEGEAYFKVKRDERPFSVEMGGNRIEVLGTEFNARFYPDEDKQMTTLVSGKVKFISGKDESLELSPGEQAILTSKGKLIRKSVDVNLYTAWKDGNFVFRKQRLEEVLNTLARWYDVNVFYEDVSRKEVEFTGNIKRFERFEEILYLLRMTGDTDFEVKGKNIFVKCK